A stretch of Tripterygium wilfordii isolate XIE 37 chromosome 11, ASM1340144v1, whole genome shotgun sequence DNA encodes these proteins:
- the LOC120009942 gene encoding VIN3-like protein 2 isoform X1 has translation MASAFCGYVLDPAKCSQLSLRQKRKLVHEVALWSKDAPKILNSFTRKELLEIICAEMGKERKYTGFNKSQMIKHLLELVSRKSKRSNNQHFLGSSAEKNQTGSRSEKWIELQQQVSTDLNHVSHDDSKEEHIKPIVCQNIACRAPLHTEDAFCKRCSCFICHQYDDNKDPSLWLTCSSEYVEENDSCGITCHLICALQDERAGIMKIGCYEKLDGKFYCVACGKVNGLMRVWRKQLLGAIEARRVDVLCLRVLLAHKILTGTEQYKKVQSILETALELLKNEVGPLGLVCKNMPRGIVNRLSCSAEVQKLCSSAVEVFDSMFDDTCTNSMGRKEIATCQVKFEESSSTSVVLVLDYMLDQYSDFYVCKLWHRKSSVRSYPQKPTFAVFTPQKRFRITYLDPSTEYFCKILLFSSTGIVGVWEAKWVTPTSSDARVTALCKHEKEEDIADTETHPQIQSINSADSILNSGDNQGQHQSVKGTKKNYNGSLYSSPPLSESDRSMLSQSISPSTPCKSNGMQEVTGLGCRKQLESDYEFSVRVVKSLEIVGLIDEDFRVKFLTWFSLKATMQERKVVSVFVNVLVDDPPSLAGQLIDTFTDKIYCKQKAVLRSGFCTRLLH, from the exons GCTATGTACTTGACCCTGCAAAATGTAGTCAGCTTAGTTTGAGGCAGAAAAGAAAACTAGTACATGAAGTTGCCCTATGGTCAAAAGATGCTCCTAAGATTCTTAATTCATTCACTCGCAAGGAGCTTCTTGAGATCATCTGTGCTGAGATGGGTAAAGAGAGAAAATACACAGGGTTTAATAAATCTCAAATGATAAAGCACCTCCTTGAGTTAGTTTCTCGGAAATCCAAGAGAAGCAACAACCAGCATTTTCTTGGCTCTTCTgctgagaaaaatcaaactggATCGAGAAGTGAAAAGTGGATAGAACTCCAACAACAGGTGTCAACGGACCTTAATCATGTTTCTCATGATGATAGTAAAGAAGAACATATAAAGCCCATCGTCTGTCAGAACATTGCTTGCAGAGCTCCTTTACATACAGAAGATGCTTTTTGCAAAAGAtgttcttgttttatttgccaTCAGTATGATGACAACAAAGATCCCAGTTTATGGTTAACTTGCAGTTCCGAATACGTTGAAGAAAATGACTCGTGTGGAATTACATGCCATCTGATATGTGCTTTGCAGGATGAAAGAGCTGGAATTATGAAGATCGGCTGCTACGAAAAGTTGGATGGCAAGTTCTATTGTGTTGCTTGTGGGAAAGTTAATGGACTGATGCG AGTGTGGAGAAAACAATTGTTAGGTGCCATCGAGGCAAGAAGAGTTGATGTGTTGTGTTTAAGAGTTCTGTTGGCTCACAAGATTCTCACAGGAACTGAGCAATATAAAAAAGTGCAGAGCATCCTGGAAacagccttggaattgctgaagAATGAAGTGGGGCCACTGGGTCTTGTATGTAAAAATATGCCACGCGGTATAGTCAACAGGCTTTCCTGCAGTGCTGAGGTTCAGAAGTTGTGCTCTTCTGCAGTGGAAGTTTTTGATTCAATGTTTGATGACACTTGCACCAATAGCATGGGAAGGAAAGAAATCGCaa CTTGCCAggttaaatttgaagaatcctCTTCAACCTCAGTAGTCCTTGTACTTGACTATATGCTTGATCAATATAGCGACTTCTATGTATGCAAGCTGTGGCATCGTAAGTCTAGTGTGAGAAGTTATCCTCAAAAGCCCACATTTGCTGTCTTTACACCCCAGAAAAGATTTAGGATAACCTATCTCGATCCTTCTACTGAGTATTTCTGCAAGATTTTACTATTTAGTAGCACTGGAATTGTGGGTGTTTGGGAAGCTAAATGGGTCACACCGACATCAAGTGATGCTCGTGTGACTGCTTTATGCAAACATGAAAAGGAGGAAGATATAGCAGACACTGAGACTCATCCTCAGATACAATCAATCAACTCCGCTGATAGTATATTAAACTCTGGAGATAACCAGGGGCAGCATCAGTCAGTAAAGGGCACCAAGAAGAATTACAATGGGAGTCTAtactcttctcctcctctctcaGAAAGTGATCGTTCGATGTTATCACAATCAATTTCTCCATCCACGCCGTGCAAGTCCAATGGAATGCAAGAAGTAACGGGTTTGGGTTGTAGAAAGCAGCTGGAGAGTGATTATGAGTTCTCCGTGAGAGTAGTCAAATCGCTAGAGATTGTGGGACTCATAGATGAGGATTTCAGGGTAAAATTTCTCACTTGGTTCAGCCTGAAAGCTACAATGCAAGAGAGAAAGGTAGTTAGCGTTTTTGTGAATGTTTTGGTTGATGACCCTCCAAGCTTAGCTGGTCAGCTCATCGATACCTTCACGGACAAGATATACTGCAAGCAGAAAGCAGTTCTGCGGTCTGGTTTCTGTACAAGGTTGTTACATTAA
- the LOC120009040 gene encoding double-stranded RNA-binding protein 1-like isoform X2, protein MRNPDVSNCYVFKSRLQEYAHKAGLPTLEYETIKEGPSHEPSLKSTVIVNGVRYDSLPGFFNRKATEQSAAEVALTELAKSGELNQCITQPVHETGLSENLLQEYAQKMNFAIPVYQCQRDGTLGQEALFKCTVEIGGIHYIGASARTKKEAEIKAARTALLAIWSSSAESADRQLGNAQLTVFPGKKRGAEAVGNSEESAKVSKAKKARIKKKLKMQKKRLSGKKVRNTRVEIEGGSDVEKADQERLESNYDKESGILVAYSGPLAEAGIKVPKCEGINDDNNDTTERAIPGELLAPHVTSVPENGQLDAMNPNDNGYSDGAHNMVEPAIDGTALEKYMNKLTRVPEASSVVNMCSLGHIEGSTVTVLSPLEVKVEAAAG, encoded by the exons ATGCGAAATCCAGATGTTTCCAATTGTTATGTTTTTAAGAGTCGACTTCAGGAGTATGCGCACAAAGCTGGACTTCCTACACTTGAATACGAGACTATTAAAGAAGGACCTTCCCATGAGCCTTCCTTGAAGTCAACAGTTATTGTTAATGGTGTCAGATATGATTCATTACCTGGATTTTTCAATCGTAAGGCAACAGAACAATCAGCTGCCGAAGTTGCCCTCACGGAGTTGGCTAAATCTGGCGAATTGAATCAATGCATTACTCAACCAGTG CATGAAACTGGCTTAAGCGAAAATCTTCTACAAGAGTATGCGCAAAAGATGAATTTTGCCATTCCTGTATATCAGTGCCAAAGAGACGGTACCCTAGGTCAAGAGGCCCTTTTCAAATGTACTGTTGAGATTGGGGGCATTCACTACATTGGAGCATCTGCCAGAACCAAAAAGGAAGCAGAGATCAAAGCTGCCAGAACTGCTTTGCTTGCAATTTGGTCGAGTTCAGCCGAGTCGGCTGATAGACAGCTGGGAAATGCGCAGTTAACAGTTTTTCCTGGGAAAAAGAGGGGAGCAGAGGCTGTTGGGAATTCTGAGGAGTCAGCCAAAGTTTCGAAGGCAAAGAAAGCTCGTATCAAGAAGAAACTGAAAATGCAGAAGAAGAGACTCTCTGGGAAAAAGGTTCGCAATACTCGAGTTGAGATTGAAGGTGGTTCAGATGTTGAAAAGGCTGATCAAGAGAGATTAGAATCAAATTATGATAAAGAATCTGGGATTCTAGTAGCCTATAGTGGACCGTTGGCCGAGGCAGGAATTAAGGTTCCCAAATGTGAGGGAATAAATGATGACAACAATGACACTACTGAGAGAGCAATACCCGGTGAACTTTTGGCTCCACATGTTACTAGTGTTCCAGAAAATGGGCAGTTAGATGCTATGAATCCCAATGACAATGGTTACAGTGATGGCGCCCATAATATGGTAGAACCTGCAATAGATGGAACTGCCTTGGAGAAGTATATGAATAAATTGACTAGAGTTCCAGAAGCAAGCTCTGTGGTTAACATGTGTTCACTTGGCCATATAGAGGGGTCAACTGTGACTGTTTTAAGCCCACTGGAAGTGAAAGTCGAAGCAGCTGCCGGCTAA
- the LOC120009040 gene encoding double-stranded RNA-binding protein 1-like isoform X1, with amino-acid sequence MQNAEGIIFSRLGDVSNCYVFKSRLQEYAHKAGLPTLEYETIKEGPSHEPSLKSTVIVNGVRYDSLPGFFNRKATEQSAAEVALTELAKSGELNQCITQPVHETGLSENLLQEYAQKMNFAIPVYQCQRDGTLGQEALFKCTVEIGGIHYIGASARTKKEAEIKAARTALLAIWSSSAESADRQLGNAQLTVFPGKKRGAEAVGNSEESAKVSKAKKARIKKKLKMQKKRLSGKKVRNTRVEIEGGSDVEKADQERLESNYDKESGILVAYSGPLAEAGIKVPKCEGINDDNNDTTERAIPGELLAPHVTSVPENGQLDAMNPNDNGYSDGAHNMVEPAIDGTALEKYMNKLTRVPEASSVVNMCSLGHIEGSTVTVLSPLEVKVEAAAG; translated from the exons ATGCAGAATGCGGAGGGTATAATTTTTTCTCGACTCGGCG ATGTTTCCAATTGTTATGTTTTTAAGAGTCGACTTCAGGAGTATGCGCACAAAGCTGGACTTCCTACACTTGAATACGAGACTATTAAAGAAGGACCTTCCCATGAGCCTTCCTTGAAGTCAACAGTTATTGTTAATGGTGTCAGATATGATTCATTACCTGGATTTTTCAATCGTAAGGCAACAGAACAATCAGCTGCCGAAGTTGCCCTCACGGAGTTGGCTAAATCTGGCGAATTGAATCAATGCATTACTCAACCAGTG CATGAAACTGGCTTAAGCGAAAATCTTCTACAAGAGTATGCGCAAAAGATGAATTTTGCCATTCCTGTATATCAGTGCCAAAGAGACGGTACCCTAGGTCAAGAGGCCCTTTTCAAATGTACTGTTGAGATTGGGGGCATTCACTACATTGGAGCATCTGCCAGAACCAAAAAGGAAGCAGAGATCAAAGCTGCCAGAACTGCTTTGCTTGCAATTTGGTCGAGTTCAGCCGAGTCGGCTGATAGACAGCTGGGAAATGCGCAGTTAACAGTTTTTCCTGGGAAAAAGAGGGGAGCAGAGGCTGTTGGGAATTCTGAGGAGTCAGCCAAAGTTTCGAAGGCAAAGAAAGCTCGTATCAAGAAGAAACTGAAAATGCAGAAGAAGAGACTCTCTGGGAAAAAGGTTCGCAATACTCGAGTTGAGATTGAAGGTGGTTCAGATGTTGAAAAGGCTGATCAAGAGAGATTAGAATCAAATTATGATAAAGAATCTGGGATTCTAGTAGCCTATAGTGGACCGTTGGCCGAGGCAGGAATTAAGGTTCCCAAATGTGAGGGAATAAATGATGACAACAATGACACTACTGAGAGAGCAATACCCGGTGAACTTTTGGCTCCACATGTTACTAGTGTTCCAGAAAATGGGCAGTTAGATGCTATGAATCCCAATGACAATGGTTACAGTGATGGCGCCCATAATATGGTAGAACCTGCAATAGATGGAACTGCCTTGGAGAAGTATATGAATAAATTGACTAGAGTTCCAGAAGCAAGCTCTGTGGTTAACATGTGTTCACTTGGCCATATAGAGGGGTCAACTGTGACTGTTTTAAGCCCACTGGAAGTGAAAGTCGAAGCAGCTGCCGGCTAA
- the LOC120009942 gene encoding VIN3-like protein 2 isoform X2, protein MASAFCGYVLDPAKCSQLSLRQKRKLVHEVALWSKDAPKILNSFTRKELLEIICAEMGKERKYTGFNKSQMIKHLLELVSRKSKRSNNQHFLGSSAEKNQTGSRSEKWIELQQQVSTDLNHVSHDDSKEEHIKPIVCQNIACRAPLHTEDAFCKRCSCFICHQYDDNKDPSLWLTCSSEYVEENDSCGITCHLICALQDERAGIMKIGCYEKLDGKFYCVACGKVNGLMRVWRKQLLGAIEARRVDVLCLRVLLAHKILTGTEQYKKVQSILETALELLKNEVGPLGLVCKNMPRGIVNRLSCSAEVQKLCSSAVEVFDSMFDDTCTNSMGRKEIATCQVKFEESSSTSVVLVLDYMLDQYSDFYVCKLWHRKSSVRSYPQKPTFAVFTPQKRFRITYLDPSTEYFCKILLFSSTGIVGVWEAKWVTPTSSDARVTALCKHEKEEDIADTETHPQIQSINSADSILNSGDNQGQHQSVKGTKKNYNGSLYSSPPLSESDRSMLSQSISPSTPCKSNGMQEVTGLGCRKQLESDYEFSVRVVKSLEIVGLIDEDFRVKFLTWFSLKATMQERKVVSVFVNVLVDDPPSLAGQLIDTFTDKIYCKQKAVLRSGFCTR, encoded by the exons GCTATGTACTTGACCCTGCAAAATGTAGTCAGCTTAGTTTGAGGCAGAAAAGAAAACTAGTACATGAAGTTGCCCTATGGTCAAAAGATGCTCCTAAGATTCTTAATTCATTCACTCGCAAGGAGCTTCTTGAGATCATCTGTGCTGAGATGGGTAAAGAGAGAAAATACACAGGGTTTAATAAATCTCAAATGATAAAGCACCTCCTTGAGTTAGTTTCTCGGAAATCCAAGAGAAGCAACAACCAGCATTTTCTTGGCTCTTCTgctgagaaaaatcaaactggATCGAGAAGTGAAAAGTGGATAGAACTCCAACAACAGGTGTCAACGGACCTTAATCATGTTTCTCATGATGATAGTAAAGAAGAACATATAAAGCCCATCGTCTGTCAGAACATTGCTTGCAGAGCTCCTTTACATACAGAAGATGCTTTTTGCAAAAGAtgttcttgttttatttgccaTCAGTATGATGACAACAAAGATCCCAGTTTATGGTTAACTTGCAGTTCCGAATACGTTGAAGAAAATGACTCGTGTGGAATTACATGCCATCTGATATGTGCTTTGCAGGATGAAAGAGCTGGAATTATGAAGATCGGCTGCTACGAAAAGTTGGATGGCAAGTTCTATTGTGTTGCTTGTGGGAAAGTTAATGGACTGATGCG AGTGTGGAGAAAACAATTGTTAGGTGCCATCGAGGCAAGAAGAGTTGATGTGTTGTGTTTAAGAGTTCTGTTGGCTCACAAGATTCTCACAGGAACTGAGCAATATAAAAAAGTGCAGAGCATCCTGGAAacagccttggaattgctgaagAATGAAGTGGGGCCACTGGGTCTTGTATGTAAAAATATGCCACGCGGTATAGTCAACAGGCTTTCCTGCAGTGCTGAGGTTCAGAAGTTGTGCTCTTCTGCAGTGGAAGTTTTTGATTCAATGTTTGATGACACTTGCACCAATAGCATGGGAAGGAAAGAAATCGCaa CTTGCCAggttaaatttgaagaatcctCTTCAACCTCAGTAGTCCTTGTACTTGACTATATGCTTGATCAATATAGCGACTTCTATGTATGCAAGCTGTGGCATCGTAAGTCTAGTGTGAGAAGTTATCCTCAAAAGCCCACATTTGCTGTCTTTACACCCCAGAAAAGATTTAGGATAACCTATCTCGATCCTTCTACTGAGTATTTCTGCAAGATTTTACTATTTAGTAGCACTGGAATTGTGGGTGTTTGGGAAGCTAAATGGGTCACACCGACATCAAGTGATGCTCGTGTGACTGCTTTATGCAAACATGAAAAGGAGGAAGATATAGCAGACACTGAGACTCATCCTCAGATACAATCAATCAACTCCGCTGATAGTATATTAAACTCTGGAGATAACCAGGGGCAGCATCAGTCAGTAAAGGGCACCAAGAAGAATTACAATGGGAGTCTAtactcttctcctcctctctcaGAAAGTGATCGTTCGATGTTATCACAATCAATTTCTCCATCCACGCCGTGCAAGTCCAATGGAATGCAAGAAGTAACGGGTTTGGGTTGTAGAAAGCAGCTGGAGAGTGATTATGAGTTCTCCGTGAGAGTAGTCAAATCGCTAGAGATTGTGGGACTCATAGATGAGGATTTCAGGGTAAAATTTCTCACTTGGTTCAGCCTGAAAGCTACAATGCAAGAGAGAAAGGTAGTTAGCGTTTTTGTGAATGTTTTGGTTGATGACCCTCCAAGCTTAGCTGGTCAGCTCATCGATACCTTCACGGACAAGATATACTGCAAGCAGAAAGCAGTTCTGCGGTCTGGTTTCTGTACAAG ATGA
- the LOC120009943 gene encoding protein SICKLE-like, which yields MEGSEASDKRKERLKAMRMEASAAEKQVSSHVETYTGSGFLPNPLIETSATTMMQESSKTPRFDFYTDPMAAFSTNKKSKASNHIAQADVAPTTHSGSPETRFSPSFQGSVNPEMAPPVHQGQQSYYSPHQSYQRPVYYSGFAPHRSPARMGSPFPMHQGTTPGGWNRPGSIPPFPMHQGTTPGGWNRPERIPNYGFPSNAGAGTVSPDFGVYGPGVDHGQSRGHWLGTSPNRASGHGGGPSSGRGRGHWHGSSMSPGSGRSGGRGRGFHPRGLQPDGTLGPERLYDKSMVEDPWQHLKPIIWKSLDTPGTSNSWLPQSISMKKERVPESRNKTSSQPSLAEYLAASFNEAVDDAAGV from the exons atggagGGCTCAGAAGCCTCAgataaaagaaaggaaagattgAAAGCAATGCGCATGGAAGCATCTGCGGCGGAGAAGCAAGTTTCTAGTCATGTAGAAACTTATACGGGATCTGGGTTCCTCCCGAATCCCTTGATCGAAACCTCCGCTACAACAATGATGCAGGAGTCTTCTAAAACTCCGAGGTTTGATTTTTACACAGACCCTATGGCAGCATTCTCTACAAACAAGAAGAGCAAGGCCAGTAACCACATTGCTCAAGCTGATGTTGCGCCTACAACTCATAGTGGATCTCCTGAAACACGGTTTTCACCTTCATTTCAAG GATCTGTAAATCCTGAAATGGCTCCCCCTGTTCATCAAGGGCAACAAAGCTATTATTCGCCTCATCAGAGTTACCAAAGACCCGTTTACTACAGTGGCTTTGCTCCTCATAGAAGCCCAGCAAGAATGGGCAGTCCGTTTCCCATGCATCAGGGAACCACACCTGGCGGTTGGAACAGACCTGGAAGCATACCTCCGTTTCCTATGCATCAGGGAACCACACCTGGAGGTTGGAATAGACCTGAGCGCATACCTAATTATGGCTTTCCATCTAATGCGGGAGCTGGCACAGTATCTCCTGATTTTGGTGTGTATGGCCCTGGAGTCGATCATGGGCAAAGCAGGGGTCATTGGCTTGGGACTAGTCCAAATCGTGCTTCGGGACACGGAGGTGGTCCTAGTTCAGGAAGAGGCAGAGGGCACTGGCATGGAAGCAGCATGAGCCCAGGTTCTGGACGGAGTGGTGGAAGAGGGCGTGGTTTCCATCCTCGTGGCCTACAACCTGATGGTACATTGGGTCCAGAACGATTGTACGACAAATCCATGGTTGAAGACCCATGGCAGCATTTGAAACCTATCATATGGAAGAGTTTAGATACTCCCGGCACTTCAAATTCCTGGCTTCCACAATCTATCAGCATGAAGAAGGAGAGGGTTCCAGAATCCCGCAACAAGACCAGTTCTCAACCAAGCCTTGCGGAATACCTTGCTGCCTCATTCAATGAGGCTGTGGATGATGCTGCAGGTGTATAG